In Streptobacillus ratti, the DNA window TTTGTATTAGGATTACCTACAGGCTCAACACCACTAGAAACATATAAGAATTTAATTGAATTAAATAAAAAAGGAATTATTTCTTTTGAAAATATAATTACTTTTAATATGGATGAATATGTAGGACTTGCCCCTAATCATGATCAAAGTTATCATTATTTTATGTATAAAAACTTTTTTGATCATATAGATATTAAAAAAGAAAATATTAATATTTTAAATGGACTTGCAGAAGATTTACAAGCTGAATGCCAAAGATATGAAAATAAGATAAAATCAGTAGGTGGGATACACTTATTCTTAGGTGGAGTAGGAGAAGATGGACATATTGCATTTAATGAACCAGGTTCGTCTTTATCTTCAAGAACTAGGGATAAGGAATTAACACAAGATACTATAGTTGTAAATTCAAGATTTTTTGATAATGATATAAATAAAGTTCCTAAACTTGCATTAACAGTAGGAGTAGGAACAATAACAGATTCTAAAGAAGTTTTGATTATGGCTACAGGACATAAAAAAGCATATGCTATACATAAAGGAATAGAAGAGGGTGTAAATCATTTATGGACTATTTCAGCATTACAATTACATAGAAAAGCTATTATAGTAATAGATGAAGATGCAGCTTTAGAATTAAGAGTAAAAACATATAGATACTTTAAAGATATAGAAGCAGAAAATCTTGATTTTGAAAAAATGGAAAAAGAATTATTAAATTTAAAGAAATCTATTTAGAAATAGATGGTGTAGATAATAAAAAAGCCTACTTGAAAATGAGCTGATTTAGCTGATTTCAAAAAGTAGGCTTTTTTGTACTAATAATATATTATAAAAATAATTATAATAAAGTTATAAACTTTAAAAATTTCCTTTTATATCTAAACTATTGAAATTATTAAATGTTACATTACCAAATTTATTTATTCTTTTAACATTAGCTCTTTCTGTATAGTCTACAGTTTTATTTCCATTACCTTTAGAATTTATTGCAGCAAGTTTTGCTGATTCTAAAAGAACTTTTTCAGGAACTTTTTTCTTGTTTGTTACAATAATTACATGTGAACCAGGAATTCCCCTTGCATGTAACCATATATCATGATTTTTTGCTTTTTCAAAAGTAATTAAATTATTTTCACTATGATTTCTTCCGACAAATATTTCAAAATCATCAACTATATATTTAAGTAATTCTCTTTTTTTCTCTTTTTTATTTTTCTTATTTTTTTCCTTATATATACCAAGTTCTTTTTCAATTTCAATTAAACCTAAAAAATCATTTTCTCTTTGAGTAAAATCAAGTACAGATTCAAGATATTCTTGTTCTTGCTTTATTAAAATTAATCTATCATTTGCAATTTGGATAGATTTTTTACATTTTCTATATTTATTATAATAAATATTAAGATTTTCTGATGGACTCTTATTAGGATTTAAAATAATAGTTACATTACTATTATTTATATAATCATAAACTTCTATTTTATCCATTCTAGGTTTTACAAGATAAAGATAACTAGTTAATAAATCCCCTATATGCTTATACTCTTCATAGTTTTTATCTCTTTCAATATTATCTTTAATGTTTACAAGAATTTTATTATTTTTCTTTATTTTATTATTTATATACTTTTCTATATTAGATTTCTTATTCCTAATAAGTGAAGTATTTATAAATGTTGTAAAATATTCATTTAGTGCTTTATTTAATGTAGGGTATATATTCTCTTCATAATTTTCAAATTTTTTAAATTTGTTGTAAGTAATATAGTAATTTTCTTTGCTTGTAAATATATATGGCACATAGTTATTTACATATTCTTTTCTTAAAGATATATTTTCAAAAGTATCATTTGCAAAAATTTTACCTATACCAGATACATCTTTTATCATTTCATCAGAGGATTCATATATTTTTTCTAAATCTAATTCTTTTTTATCATTAGTAAAATATTCATATTTAGAATTTATAGAATAAAATCTTTTATTTTCTATATTTGTATTATTATTTAATATATTAATAATATTTTCTTCATGATTTAATAAGAATATATTTGAATGTCTACCCATCATTTCAAATACTATGTATGTAGTATCTAAATTTCCTAGTATATTTACTCTTTTAAATTCTAATTTTATTATTCTGTCGTTATTAAGTAAAGAAATATTTGTTAATTCAGCATGATCTAAATATTTTTTTAAAGATAGAAGAAAAGAAGCTGAAAAATTTATGCTATCTTCCTTTTTTTCTTTTATATATATTATTGATTCATTATCTTTTATTTGAAAAAATAGTTGTTTTTTAGAAAAAAATAACGAAAAAGAATTATTATCGTATTGGACTATTTTATTTATTTTAAAATTAATTAGTTCTTCTTTTAGTTCATTTACTAAGAACTTTATTCCAACTGTATCTAAATATATCACAGTTTAACTCTCCTTTTTTAAAGCGAATACATATAAAGCGTGTTCTTTTGAAATTAGTTTTTCATTATCATGAATTTTTATTCTTATAGAATCTTTGTGTATATCTAAGATTTCTATAAAAGTTTTAAGTTGTATTCCCATTTCAGATAGAGCAAGTCTAATTATACTATTACCTTTTACTTCACTAACTTCAATTTTATCTCCAACTCTAAAATGTGTTAAAACTTCAGGTTCAAGATTAAGTTTTAATGATTTAAGATTATTAAGTAATTCTTCAAAAGTTTCAAGAAATACATTTAATTTATCTTCAGGGATATTTTTAGTTACTTTCTCTAAAGTAGTAGTGTGAAAATTACCATGATAGTTATATGCTATTTGTCCTTTTTTATTTAAGCTTACATAAACTTTTCTTTTATCTACTTTTGATCTAATTCTATTTATGAATTTTTTTTCTTCAAGCTTATTAATAGCTATAGATGTTGTACCCATAGTAATTCCAAGTCTTGTTGAAAGTTCTTTCATAGTTATTTTTTCAAGACCTATACATTCAATAATATGTAATTCTGTAGTTGTAAGACATTTAATTGCTAGGCTTAAATTTATTTCTTCCATTTTGTAATAAGTTTTATAGAAATCATCTATTAAAATTTCCATTTTATTATACATATTTACCCCCTATAATAACGAATTTACTTTTTTATCATAATCACCTGAAAATACATAAGAACCAGCTACTAATATATTAGCACCAGCCTCTTTTACAAGTATACTAGTTTTATCATTTATTCCTCCATCTACTTGTATATCTATATGAGGGAATTTTTCTCTAATTCTTTTAATTTTTTGGCACATAGCATTAATAAATTTTTGACCACCAAATCCTGGATTAACAGTCATAACTAATATTAAATCTAATTCTTCAATAACATTATCTAAAAAATCTATATCTGTAGCTGGATTAATAGAAACTCCAGCTTTTACACCATAAGATTTTATTAATTGAAGAGCTCTATGTAAATGTTTAGTTGCTTCAACATGAATAGTAATACTGTTTACTCCAGCTTTTGCAACAGATTCAATGTACCATTCTGGTTTTTCTACCATTAAATGTGCATCGAAATATAGGTTTGAATAAGGTCTTATTGCTTTGATAATATCAGCACCAAAACTGATATTTGGAACAAAATTTCCATCCATAATATCTAAATGTAACCATTTAGCTTTTGTTTCACCTATTTTTATTACTTCTTCTTTTAAATTAGCAAAATCTGCTGCTAGTAATGATGGTGCAATAATAATTTCTTTATTCATATTATTTTTCTCCTTTTTGCATATTTTGATATATAAGTTTATAGAAATCGTATCTTAATTTATTTAATTTTTCTTTCACGTTACAATTTGGTTCATGTATATGAATACAGTTTGAAAATTTACATTCAGAGCTTAACTCATTTATTTCTGGGAAATACTCTTTAATATCTAATAAATTTTTAAAATTAGGAAATTCTATACTTGAAAATCCAGGTGTATCTATAATGAAACCATTATTATATGGGAAAAATCTTGTGTCAACTGTAGTATTTTTACCCTTTTTAGTTTTTTGACTAATATCTCCTGTAATTAATATTTCCTGATTAAGTATATTGTTGATTAATGTTGATTTTCCAACACCACTTGGACCAGTTATTATTACATTTTTATTAGAAATATATTTTTTAAACTCAGAAAATTCATTATTAAAAATAGAATTATCATGAGAAATAAAGAAATATTTTAAATAAGGGAAATTTTCTTTTAAAATATTATCAATTTCTTTTTTTTCATTTTCAGACATTAAATCAAATTTTGTAATTAATAATAAAGGGACTAAATTATTTTTATGTATATTTAATAATAGTTTCTGAAATTGAATAATATCAAAATCAGGGTCTTTTGCTGAAAAGGTAATAGCTAAATTATCGATATTAGAAATCAAAGGTCTTTTTAAAAAATTATTTCTTTCTAATATTTCAACGATAATATCAAGATCTGTGTCTACAAGTACATTATCCCCTATAATACAATTATCTTTTTTATTTTTAATTTTTAAGTTACCACGTAATTTACATTTTATTAACTTATTTTCAAAATCTTCGATATTTTTAAATGTATAATTAGTGTATATAAAATAGAAACCTTGAATTTTACGTATTACTTTTCCCTCTATTATCATTTATTCCCTTTCTGACTTATTTTCTTTATTAGCCTCTTTTTTCTCTACTTCTTTTAAAGTTTGATTTAAAATTTCTTCTATATTATTATCTAGTTTCTTTGATTCTACTTTTTGTTCTAAAACTTCGGTAATACTTTTATCGACTTCTACACCAGTATTTAAAACAATACTTATTTTAGTATCTTTTTCTATGTTTTCACCCGGTAAAGGATTAGTAGTTATTATAACATTTTGAGCAAATGCTGGATCGTTTGCTTCTGTAACGAAAGCTATATTTTGACCAATTTCTGCTAAAACACTTGCTGCATCGTTTTTATCAAGTCCTATTAAATTAGGCATAACCTTACTTTCTATCAATGACTTAGATGAAACAAGTAATGAAATTTTTTGATTAGTTCCAATTTTACTTCCTACTTTAGGATATACTGATAAAACTATTTCTTCTTCTAATTCCTCTATAGGCATATAGTCAATTCTAACTACCTGTATATTAAATTCTTCTAATATTCTTCTTGCTTCTATTAATGTTTTACCAGTTAAATCAGGAATTTCAACACTATTAATTTTATTTACCCATATATTTACAGTTCTATTTACTTTAACTACAGATTCTGGTTTAGGATCTTGAATAAATACATAATCTTCAGGAACTTCAGATGATTTATACTCTATTATAGAGTATTTTAAATTAAAATCATTAAGTAATTTTTTTGCATCATCTATATGTAATGATGTAACTTTAGGAACTATAGTTTCTCTTTTATTAAAAAATGAATTTAAAAAGGCAGAACGCCCTAAAGTTAATATTATTAATATTGATAGAATAATAATTGAAATTTTTATAACCTTATTATATATACTTTTATTAAACATTTTACCTCCTAAATTATACTAATATATATATTATACAATTTTTTTAGAACTAAAACAAGCAAAAGAAAATAAGAAAAAAGTAAAAAATAACAAAAAAGTATTGACATTTTTTTTAAAATAATATAAAATAAGAAATGTCCTAAGGGGATATTATAATTAAAAATAAGAATAATTTAAAAAAATTCTTGACAAAAATATCTAAATAATATATAATAATTTTTGTCAATGAAAGTTTAGCCTTGGTGGTGAAATGGTAGACACACAGGACTTAAAATCCTGTGGGAGCAGTCCCGTGCCGGTTCGAGTCCGGCCCGAGGCACCATTTACATCAAATTATTATCGCGGAGTAGAGCAGCCTGGTAGCTCGTCGGGCTCATAACCCGAAGGTCGTTGGTTCAAATCCAGCCTCCGCAACCAAAAAAACCAATTGTGCGGGAGTAACTCAGTTGGTAGAGTGTCAGCCTTCCAAGCTGAATGTCGCGAGTTCGACCCTCGTCTCCCGCTCCATGTGAGTCATTAGCTCAGTCGGTAGAGCACTTGACTTTTAATCAAGGTGTCACTGGTTCGATTCCAGTATGACTCACCATTTTAAAAATAACTATGGTTTTATGTGCCTGTAGCTCAGTAGGATAGAGCAACAGCCTTCTAAGCTGTGGGCCAGGAGTTCGAATCTCTTCAGGCACGCCATAATTTTAACCATAAGGATCCATAGCTCAGTTGGTTAGAGCACGCGGCTCATAACCGCGTGGTCGCTGGTTCAAGTCCAGCTGGATCCACCAGTTATTTTGGGCCCTTCGTCTAGTGGTCAGGACATTAGGTTTTCATCCTAAAAACAGGAGTTCGATTCTCCTAGGGCCTACCATTTTTTTTTGAAA includes these proteins:
- a CDS encoding PASTA domain-containing protein; protein product: MFNKSIYNKVIKISIIILSILIILTLGRSAFLNSFFNKRETIVPKVTSLHIDDAKKLLNDFNLKYSIIEYKSSEVPEDYVFIQDPKPESVVKVNRTVNIWVNKINSVEIPDLTGKTLIEARRILEEFNIQVVRIDYMPIEELEEEIVLSVYPKVGSKIGTNQKISLLVSSKSLIESKVMPNLIGLDKNDAASVLAEIGQNIAFVTEANDPAFAQNVIITTNPLPGENIEKDTKISIVLNTGVEVDKSITEVLEQKVESKKLDNNIEEILNQTLKEVEKKEANKENKSERE
- the nagB gene encoding glucosamine-6-phosphate deaminase → MRLLIVKTAKDVGKWSAYHIAQEILKFNPTKDKPFVLGLPTGSTPLETYKNLIELNKKGIISFENIITFNMDEYVGLAPNHDQSYHYFMYKNFFDHIDIKKENINILNGLAEDLQAECQRYENKIKSVGGIHLFLGGVGEDGHIAFNEPGSSLSSRTRDKELTQDTIVVNSRFFDNDINKVPKLALTVGVGTITDSKEVLIMATGHKKAYAIHKGIEEGVNHLWTISALQLHRKAIIVIDEDAALELRVKTYRYFKDIEAENLDFEKMEKELLNLKKSI
- a CDS encoding Rqc2 family fibronectin-binding protein, translating into MIYLDTVGIKFLVNELKEELINFKINKIVQYDNNSFSLFFSKKQLFFQIKDNESIIYIKEKKEDSINFSASFLLSLKKYLDHAELTNISLLNNDRIIKLEFKRVNILGNLDTTYIVFEMMGRHSNIFLLNHEENIINILNNNTNIENKRFYSINSKYEYFTNDKKELDLEKIYESSDEMIKDVSGIGKIFANDTFENISLRKEYVNNYVPYIFTSKENYYITYNKFKKFENYEENIYPTLNKALNEYFTTFINTSLIRNKKSNIEKYINNKIKKNNKILVNIKDNIERDKNYEEYKHIGDLLTSYLYLVKPRMDKIEVYDYINNSNVTIILNPNKSPSENLNIYYNKYRKCKKSIQIANDRLILIKQEQEYLESVLDFTQRENDFLGLIEIEKELGIYKEKNKKNKKEKKRELLKYIVDDFEIFVGRNHSENNLITFEKAKNHDIWLHARGIPGSHVIIVTNKKKVPEKVLLESAKLAAINSKGNGNKTVDYTERANVKRINKFGNVTFNNFNSLDIKGNF
- a CDS encoding MarR family winged helix-turn-helix transcriptional regulator gives rise to the protein MYNKMEILIDDFYKTYYKMEEINLSLAIKCLTTTELHIIECIGLEKITMKELSTRLGITMGTTSIAINKLEEKKFINRIRSKVDKRKVYVSLNKKGQIAYNYHGNFHTTTLEKVTKNIPEDKLNVFLETFEELLNNLKSLKLNLEPEVLTHFRVGDKIEVSEVKGNSIIRLALSEMGIQLKTFIEILDIHKDSIRIKIHDNEKLISKEHALYVFALKKES
- the rsgA gene encoding ribosome small subunit-dependent GTPase A gives rise to the protein MIIEGKVIRKIQGFYFIYTNYTFKNIEDFENKLIKCKLRGNLKIKNKKDNCIIGDNVLVDTDLDIIVEILERNNFLKRPLISNIDNLAITFSAKDPDFDIIQFQKLLLNIHKNNLVPLLLITKFDLMSENEKKEIDNILKENFPYLKYFFISHDNSIFNNEFSEFKKYISNKNVIITGPSGVGKSTLINNILNQEILITGDISQKTKKGKNTTVDTRFFPYNNGFIIDTPGFSSIEFPNFKNLLDIKEYFPEINELSSECKFSNCIHIHEPNCNVKEKLNKLRYDFYKLIYQNMQKGEK
- the rpe gene encoding ribulose-phosphate 3-epimerase, with protein sequence MNKEIIIAPSLLAADFANLKEEVIKIGETKAKWLHLDIMDGNFVPNISFGADIIKAIRPYSNLYFDAHLMVEKPEWYIESVAKAGVNSITIHVEATKHLHRALQLIKSYGVKAGVSINPATDIDFLDNVIEELDLILVMTVNPGFGGQKFINAMCQKIKRIREKFPHIDIQVDGGINDKTSILVKEAGANILVAGSYVFSGDYDKKVNSLL